Within the Defluviitalea raffinosedens genome, the region CGGAACAAAAGAAGAGTTTGAATTTGCTAAAAAGAATCTGAACTTCTATCCCTTTGAGGTATTGGAACCGCTTAAAGGATGCATTGAGAAATTAAAAGGCAGACCGATTCATGTTACCTTAGATATCGATGTTTTGGACCCTGCATATGCTTGTGCTACTGGAACACCTGAAGCTGGAGGGATATCGTCAAAGGAAATGATTGAGAGTATTTTGCTTTTTAATTCTCTTAATATCGTAGGGTTTGATTTGGTTGAAGTTTCTCCTGTATACGATGTGGCTGACCGTACTTCTCTATTAGCAGCTAAACTGATTAGAGAAATGATGCTCATAGTATCAAAGTAGGTGATGAATTGTTTTTAAATACCAAATTAACAGAAATGATTCATGAAATACTAAGACCAATCATTAAGCCGGGAGATTTGGTAGTAGATGCAACACTTGGTAACGGCTTTGATACGTTGTTTTTGGCAAAAGCGGTAGGACCTCAGGGAAAGGTTATTGGATTTGACATTCAGGAGTGCGCTATTGAGAATGTGAGAAGAAGATTGGAAAATGAAGGATTACTGGAACGAGTCAGCCTCATTCAAGACAGTCATAGCAATATTGACAAATATATTTTTGAACCTATTGGGGGAGCTATGTTCAATTTGGGTTATTTACCTGGTGGAGATAAAGAATTGATCACGAAACCTCAATCGACTGTAGAAGCATTAGAAAAGACTTCTTGCTTGTTATCCCGGGGAGGATTTATTACTATATTAAGTTACTGGGGACATGCTGGCGGAAAAGATGAAAAAGAAGCCGTTGAAAAATTTCTAAGCAAGCTGGACAATAAAATATTTCTTACTGCAAAGTTTAAATTTCTAAACCGTTCAGGGAATCCACCAGTTATTTATCTAGTTCAAAAGTTATAAAAAAGTTATAAATTTAATATATTTTATATTTTTAAAGTACTTGCATGGATTAGAATAATAATGTAGAATAAACTTGGCGATTGTTGCGTTTTTTGAGAGCCTAAAATTTAAAAATGGAGGGTTATAAATGAGTACATTGTCTAAAGTAAATGAACTCGATGCACGTCGTTCTGCAATAAAAATGGGCGGCGGTGAAGCAGAAATCAAGAAGCTTCACACTGATGGCAAGTTGACTGCTAGAGAACGCATCGAAAAATTTCTTGATGAAAACAGTTTTGTAGAAATTGGTACATTTGTTACACACCGTTCTACAGCCTTCAATATGGCAGATAAAGAGGCTCCTGCTGATGGAGTTGTAACAGGTTATGGTACTGTTGAAGGGCGATTGGTATATGTATATAGCCAGGATTCTACTGTGCTTGGAGGATCTGTGGGTGAAATGCATGCACAAAAGATTAATTCTCTTTACGATCAAGCAATGAAAATGGGAGCTCCAATCGTTGCATTTTTAGACTCAGCTGGATTGAGACTCCAGGAAAGTGTAGATGGTCTGGATGGCTATGGAAAGCTGTTTTTGCGACAATCCCTTGCATCTGGAGTGATCCCTCAAATCTCTGTTATTCTCGGAGATTGCGTAGGTGGAGCTGGATTTATACCGGGACTTTCAGATTTTACTTTTATGGTTTCTAAAAATGCAAGATTGTTTATGAACAGCCCAAATACAATTGAAGGTCCAGAAGGTAAAAGTGCAACTTTTGATACTATAGGAAGTGCCAAAGTACATAGTGAAAAGAGTGGAATGGTACATTTCCAATATGATAAAGAAGAAGAGTGCATTGAGAATGTAAGAAAATTAATTGCTTATCTTCCTGCGAATAATTTGGAAGATGCACCTGTTTATGAAGTAAATGATGATTTAAATCGTGTGGATTCTGTTTTGAATTCCATTGTTCCAGATGATTTGAATGCATCTTTTGATATTAAGACAGTTATAAGATCTCTGGCTGATGACAGAGAACTTTTTGAAGTACAAGCCCAATTTGCTAAAAATCTTGTGGTTGGTTTCATTCGTCTTAATGGAAGCACTGTAGGAATAGTAGCTAACCAGTCTCAAGAAGAAGGTGGACTGCTAGACAGTAAAGCTGCCCAAAAAGGAGCTGAATTCATCCAATTCTGTGATGCCTTTAATATTCCTATTGTTTCTATTACAGATGTGGCAGGCTTTAGGGCTTCTGTTGAAGAAGAGCAAAGAGGAGTATTAAAGCAAAGCAGTAAGCTGGTATATGCATTTGCTCATGCAACAGTTCCAAAAGTAAATGTCATTGTAAGAAAAGCTTTCGGAAGTGCTTATATTGCAATGAACAGTAAACATATAGGTGCTGATATTGTTTTTGCTTGGCCAACTGCTCAAATTTCTGTGATGAATCCGGAAGGGGCAGTAAATATTATGTATGCGGAAGAATTAAAAACATCCGAAGATCCTCACAGCTTAAGAGCAGAAAAAATTGAAGAGTTCTCTGCTATGCAAGCTAGTCCATATACAGTTGCCGCAAGAGGATACATTGATGATATTATTGAACCGGCGGCTACAAGAAAACGCGTAATTGCAGCTTTAGAAATGCTTTATAGTAAAAGAGAGCAAAGATCAACTAAAAAGCATGGCACGGTTTAAATAAACGTGAGGTGATAAAATGGAAGAATTTATTCATGGTTTAATGGTAACAGTCATTGGTATGGGAGTAACATTTCTGGCTTTGATTGCTTTATCCTTCATTCTTGATCTCTTTCGTGTTCTTGCCGAAGGTCCTTCCAGTAAAAAAGTAGAAGCACCAAAGCAAGAAGCAACAGTTATTGAAGAAACAGCGGTCAAAGAAGAAGCATCAGAAGAAATTATTGAGCAAGATGATTTAGAATTAATTGCTGTGATTACTGCAGCGATCGCAGCCAGTTTAGAAACTTCTACAGATCAATTAAGAGTGCGTTCTTTCAGAAGAATTAATTCTAATGGTTCGGCGTGGAACAAAGCAGGCCGAATGAATCAAGTTCAAAATACATTTTAATTAAGTTCTAATATTAAAGGAGGAGTTAAAATGAGAAAATTTCAAGTTACAGTAAATGGAAATATATATGAAGTTGAAGTGGAAGAATTACAAGGAGGTCAAGCAGTGACTCCAGCAGCGGCACCAGCAACTGCGGCACCTGCACCAGCGGCACCTGCAGCTCCAAAAGTAGCGCCACAAAAAGCTTCTGCACCAGCAGCAGTACCAGCAGGTGCTACAAAAGTTACTTCCCCAATGCCTGGAACAATTTTAGACATTAAAGTAAGTGTAGGAGATAGCGTAAAAGTAGGAGATACAATAGCTATTCTTGAAGCAATGAAAATGGAAAATGAAATTGTTGCAACAGCTGACGGTAAAATAGCTTCTATCAATACATCCAAAGGAGCGTCTGTAAATACAGGAGACTTAATCGCAACCATCGGCTAATATCCTGACCATCATTTGAAAAGGAGGGAGCAAGTCAAATGAACTTTATAAACATGATCGTAGATACGTTAGGAGATTTGTATTCTACTTCTGGTTTTGCCGGCTTAACGATAAGCAGTGTCATTATGATTGGCGTTTCATTGGTTTTAATATATCTTGCAATTAAAAAAGAGTATGAGCCTTTGTTATTGTTACCAATTTCTTTCGGAATGTTGCTCACGAATTTACCTCTGGCAGGAATGATGTCAGGTCCTTCCAATGGTGAAGTAGGCGGTATTCTTTATTATTTATATCAAGGCGTTAAATTAGGAATTTTCCCACCTCTTATTTTCTTGGGAGTAGGAGCGATGACGGATTTTGGCCCCCTGATTGCAAATCCAAGAAGTATTTTATTAGGAGCAGCAGCTCAATTTGGAATTTTCTTTGCATTCATTGGAGCTTTGTTATTAAAACACGTTATACCAGCAATTAACTTTACCGGTGCAGAAGCGGCTAGTATTGGTATTATCGGAGGGGCAGACGGTCCAACAGCGATTTATCTAACATCCAGACTAGCCCCGCACTTATTAGGACCTATTGCTGTAGCTGCTTATTCTTATATGGCTTTGGTGCCTATTATTCAGCCACCAATCATGAGAGCGTTAACAACTCCAGAAGAAAGAAAAGTAAAAATGGAACAGTTAAGACCTGTTTCTCAAAATGAAAAAATTATATTTCCAATTATCGTTACAATATTAGTTTCTCTCTTGCTTCCATCAGCAGCACCTCTTATAGGAATGCTTATGTTTGGTAACTTAATGAGAGAAAGCGGTGTTGTAGGTAAATTAGTTGAAACAGCATCCAATGCTTTGATGTATATCATAACAATATTCTTAGGTACTACTGTTGGCGCAACAGCCAGTGCAGAAAACTTTTTAAATCCAAAAACTTTAGGTATTATAGCCCTTGGTTTGGTAGCTTTTTCAATTGGAACAGCGGCTGGAGTTCTTTTTGGTAAAATCATGTATAAAGTATCTGGAGGAAAAGTCAATCCTCTGATCGGTGCAGCGGGGGTTTCTGCAGTACCTATGGCAGCCCGTGTGGCACAAAAAGTAGGTAAAGAAGAAAATCCAACGAATTTCTTACTGATGCATGCGATGGGACCGAACGTTGCAGGAGTTATAGGTTCGGCAGTTGCAGCAGGAGTATTATTGTCAATCTTCGGTTAATATAATCTAAGAAGGAGGTAGAACGATGTCAGAACAAGTTCAAAATAGACCAGTAAAAATTACAGATACTACATTTCGTGATGCGCATCAATCTTTGATTGCAACACGAATGAAAACTGAAGAAATGCTTCCTATAGCAGAAAAAATGGACCAAGTAGGCTTCTACTCTATGGAAGTATGGGGAGGCGCAACATTTGATGCATGTTTACGCTTCTTAAAAGAAGATCCATGGGAACGTTTAAGAAAACTAAGAGCAGCTATAAAAAACACAAAACTCCAGATGTTATTAAGAGGACAAAATATTTTGGGATATCGTCACTATGCAGATGATGTTGTTGAATATTTCGTTCAAAAAAGTATTGCAAATGGAATTGATATCATCCGTATATTTGATGCGTTAAATGATGCAAGAAATCTGGAAACTGCCATAAAGGCAACCAAAAAAGAAAAAGGTCATGCGCAAGTTGCTATTTCTTATACTTTAAGTGAAGTACATACACTTGAATACTATGTGAAATTAGCAAAGCAATTTGAAAACATGGGAGCAGATTCAATTTGTATTAAGGATATGGCAGGATTATTACTTCCATATGATTCATATGAATTGGTATCTGCCTTAAAGCAAGCTGTAAAAATCCCTATTGAACTCCACGGACATTATACCAGTGGCGTTGTAGCAATGACTTATATGAAGGGTGTTGAAGCTGGAGCTGATATCATTGATACAGCTATGTCACCTTTCTCTATGGGAACTTCTCAGCCAGCTACAGAAGTAATGGTGGAAACCTTCAGAGGTACTCCATATGATTCTGGCCTTAATCAGGAAATATTATCCGAGATTGCAGAATACTTCAGACCTCTTCGCGAAAAAGCAATGGAAGAAGGACTTCTTGATCCTAAAGTATTGGGTGTTGATATTAAGACCCTTATGTACCAGGTTCCAGGAGGTATGTTGTCCAACTTGGTTTCACAGCTTAAGAAACAAAATGCGGAAGATCGTTTCTATGAAGTGTTACAAGAAATCCCAAGAGTTCGTGCAGATTTTGGATATCCTCCATTAGTAACTCCATCCAGCCAAATTGTAGGAACTCAAGCGGTTTTAAATGTATTAATGAATCAAAGATATAAAATGGTTACAAAAGAATCTAAAGCGCTTGTTCGTGGTGAATATGGAAAAACTCCAGTGCCTATTTCAGAAGAAGTTAGAAAAATGGTTATTGGAGACGAAGAACCTATTACATGTCGCCCTGCCGATTTATTAGAGCCTGAATTAGAAAAAATTGAAGCAGAAATGAAGCAATATAAAGAACAGGACGAAGATGTTTTATCTTATGCATTGTTCCCACAAGTGGCAGAAGAATTCTTTAAATATCGTCAAGCACAAAAAACAAAGGTTGACCCTGCTTTAGCAGATACAGCAAATAAAGTTTATCCAGTATAATAAATAAAGGAGTTTTGAAAAACTATAAAGAGTTTTTCAAAACTCCTTTTTAACAGTGTTTATGAAGAAAGATCTGATTGGGACGATTACTTTCATATTTAATAATTTTAACCTTTTCAGAATGTTTTAGTTTTTTACCGCATCTAAGGCAGTAATATTCTCTTTTTGAAGGAAGATAATCATATTCAATTTCTAAAGGAAGTCTTCCGTATTTTTCCCAGCTTTTCCAGCCGACTTTACATAAAAGCCTTCTGTGATCATAGTCTGCATAAACCCATTTTAAAATGCGGTGAAAATGAAAAGGATATTTTGTATATTTTATAAATGCTTCAGGAAATCCTAATGAAATTACATATTCTTCAAAACTTTTTTCTACTTTTTCCTGCAAAGGACCTGTTATAACTGTATTTTTCCAGATATAATTTTTTTCATCCAGCCATTTTCTTAACTCGTCAAACATATAGCCTCTACAGATTTCTATTGGTTCATCTTTTCTTACATTTAATTTCTTAAAGCCTCTTTGGACTATTTTCACTACATATCTCAGATAAGCCTTCTTCTTCATATTAGCTTTTGAATAATATTTCAGAGGGATGACTTCATCGAAATATTCTCCTGTTTCAATACGATACATTCCAATGATTGTTCCTCCAATTAAGCTGCCACTGCCAGCATCATCTATTTGAATCAAGAAAATCAGCTCCACCATTCATTTTTCTAAAAATTAGCAGAAAAAACTTTGCCCGACTATTCAACTGTAATAATAAATACTAATTTTATTTTTAATACATAGTTCATGGAGATTAAATCAGACTTCTTCTTTTTACATAATATTATTTGTAAAAATTGATTTTTTATATATAATAATGTTATGAAATATCTTTTACTTGTTCATTCAAATGGATGAAAATTAATTATTACAAGATGTGAGGGAACGACATGCATAAAAAGAATGATTTAATTCAGAGAATTCAAAGTAGTCTGCCTAAGCTCAGTAAAGGTCAAAAATTGATTGCAAATTATATTTTGAATCATTACGATAAAGCAGTGTTTTTAACTGCTGCTAAATTAGGCAGTATTGTGGGAGTTAGCGAGTCAACAGTAGTTAGATTTGCCAATGAATTAGGCTATGATGGATATCCAAAACTGCAGAGGGCATTAGAAGAATTAGTAAAGAATCGACTTACTGCTGTTCAAAGGATGGAAGTTGCATCCGATCGTTTAGAGCATCAACATGTATTAAGATATGTGCTTCAATCGGATGCAGATAAAATTAAATATACTTTGGAAGAAATTGACGAACAGGTTTTTGATGAATCTGTAAATGCAATTCTTAATGCCCGAAAAATATATATATTAGGCGTTAGAAGTTCCGCTGCTTTGGCCAGTTTTTTAGGATTTTATTTCAATCTGCTGTTTGATAATGTGAAATTAATCCATACAAACAGTGTAAGTGAAATGTTTGAGCAAATTCATAAATTGAGTTCTGAAGATGTTGTTATAGGAATTAGTTTTCCAAGATATTCAAAACGTACTTTAAAGGCAATGGAATTTGCCAAATCACAAAATGCCACAGTGATCACTATTACAGACAGTCCACTGTCTCCAATGACACAATATGCCACTTACAGTTTGCTGGCCAGAAGTGATATGGCTTCTTTTGTAGATTCTCTGGTGGCTCCAATGAGTGTACTTAATGCTTTAATTGTTGCCATCAGTTTAAAGAAGAAAGATGAAATATCAGAAACATTAAGTAAACTCGAAAAAATTTGGACAGAATACCAAGTGTATGACAATGAAGATGAAGACTTGAATTTAACTTATTCATTAAATAAAAAGTAGGGTGAACACATGACAAAATTCTATTTAATAAGACATGGAGAGACTGAATGGAATGTTCAAAATAGATATCAAGGGATTACAGACATTCCTTTAAGTTCTGTCGGTAAATTGCAGGCACAAGCTATTGCGACCAGGATGAAAGATTATGAAGTAGATGCGATTTATGCTTCTGATTTATCAAGAGCTTTCGTTACAGCAAAAAGTATTGCCAAAGAGAAGAATTTGGAAGTCCGAACCCTTCCCCAGTTAAGGGAAATTAATTTCGGAGAATGGGAAGGTTATACGATGACTGAGCTTGAGGAAATATATGGGGATGACTATAAGAGATTTTTTATGGAGCCTCATAAATATCCATTTCCAGGGGAAGGATCTATGGAAGCGGTCCAAATGAGAGTAAAAAAAGCAGTAGAAATCATCACTTCAAATCATGATCATCAAAAGGTTGTTATTGTTTCCCATGGGGGAATATTAAAAGTTCTGATTATGACTTTATTAGAACTGGATTTATCTTTTTACAAAAGTTTTTGGCTAGGAAATACATCGCTTTCTATACTTGACCAAAAGGATACGGGCAAATGGGTATTAAGCTCATTAAATGACCGATGCCATTTAAATACTATGAAATAGGAGAAATCAACTATGTCTGTAGCTGTAATACGAGGAGCAATTACAATAGAAAAAAACACAGAGGAAGATATTCTTCAAAATACTACAATTCTTTTACAAGAAATCATGGCCAGGAACAATCTCAAAATTGAGGATATAATATCTATTATTTTTACTGCAACAGATGATATTGATGCTGCATATCCTGCGGTTGCAGCAAGAAAGTTAAATATCATTCATGCAGGACTGATGTGTTTTCAAGAAATGAAAGTTCAAAACAGTTTAAAAATGTGCATACGAGTGATGGTTCAGATTAAAACAGAAAAGACACAAGATCAGATGAAGCATGTGTATTTAAAGAAAGCAACAGTGCTAAGACCGGATTTGCTAAAGTAAAAAATTTTATTCCAATCAGGGTGGGCAATGTTTTTGACAGAATAGGGAGGAAGAAAGATGAAGTATTTTTCAATAGCAATTGATGGACCCGCAGGAGCTGGTAAAAGTACAATTGCTAAAATGATAGCCAAAAAACTAAATATTATATATGTAGATACTGGCGCCATGTATCGTACAGTAGCACTATATTGTATCAAGCATGGCATACAATGTACTGATAAAGACAATGTTGAAAAGATTTTAAATCAAATAGAAATAAAAATTCTATATAAAGATCATACGCAAAGAATATTTTTAAACGATGAAGATGTATCAGATATAATTCGTACTCAGGAAATCTCCCAGGGCGCTTCAGATGTTGCTACGATTCAGGCTGTGCGTGTTAAAATGGTAGAATTGCAAAGAAATCTTGCCAAAAGCGCTTCAGTTGTCATGGATGGAAGAGATATAGGTACGTATGTATTACCTAATGCTGACTTAAAAATATTCCTTACTGCCAGTGTAGAGGAACGGGCCAGCAGAAGATATAAAGAATTGACGCAAAAAGGCATAGAATGCAGTCTGAGTAAGATTAAAGAAGAGATTGAAGCACGAGATAAAAATGATACCTGCAGAGAATGCTCTCCTCTAAGAAAAGCAGAGGATGCTGTTGAAGTAGATACAACAGGAAAAACGATACAAGAGGTTGTAGATCAAATTATTTCCTTAATCCCTAAGCAATACGACATTAATAACGATGACACAATTTAAGGAGGAGAATAATGGAAATTATTGTAGCTCATACTGCAGGATTTTGTTTTGGTGTAAATCGTGCAGTGGATTCTGTGTATAAGAATATAGGTCAACAACCTTTATATACTTATGGCCCTATTATACATAATCCTCAGGTAGTAGGGGAGTTAAGAGAAAAAAATGTTATTCCAGTGAATTCTCTTGATGAAGTGGAAGAAGGGACCATTATTATACGATCCCATGGGGTTTCAAAAGATGTATATGATACCATCAACAGAAAGGGATTGACTTACATTGACTCAACATGCCCTTATGTAAAAAGAATCCATAAGATTGTGGACGAATATTCGAAAAAAGGGTATCAAGTGATGATTGTAGGGGATAGAGAGCATCCAGAAGTTCAAGGAATATCAGGATGGAGCAATGGTGAAACAATAATTGTAGAAAAGACAGAAGATTTAGAAGGATTGAATCTTTCAAAGACTAAACCGATTTGTTTAGTGTCTCAGACAACCTACAGGGAAGATAGATTTGAAAGTATATTAAAAGCCCTTAAAGATCATCAGTATGAAGTAGAAGGCTTTAACACAATATGCAAAGCGACCTCTGATAGACAGCAGGAAGCAGTAAAAATTGCAAAAATGGTTGACAAAATGATTGTAATTGGTGGTCGTGACAGTTCTAATACAAAGAAATTATACGAAATTTGCAAAAAATTTTGCAAAGAAACTTATCATATAGAGACGCTGGAAGATTTAGAGTTGAATAAATTTAATTCTAATGATAAAATTGGAATAACTGCAGGGGCCTCAACTCCTGCTCGTATAATAAAGGAGGTTATTACAGCAATGAACGATTTAGAAAATCATGGCAATGAAAGTTTTGAAGAATTGTTGAATCAGTCTTTTGTTACATTAAGAAGTGGCCAAATTGTAAAAGGAACGGTTATTCATGTTACGGATTCTGAAGTATCCGTTAATTTGGGATATAAATCTGATGGAATTATTTCAAAGTCTGAGATTTCCAATGATTCAAGTTTGAGTCCAAAAGATGTGGTTAAGCTTGGGGACGAAATAGATGTATATGTTTTAAGAGTAAATGACAGCGAAGGTATTGTTGAATTATCGAAAAAACGAGTAGATGCTCAAAAGGGATGGGAAACTGTCAAAAAGGCTTATGAAGAAGGTACCATTTTAACTGGAAAAGTTGTAGAAGTAGTTAACGGTGGTGTAATTGCCATATCTCATGAAGTAAGAGTATTTATACCTGCTTCTTTATTAGGTTCAAAATACAGTAAAGATTTAAATCAATTGATCGGAAAAG harbors:
- a CDS encoding class I SAM-dependent methyltransferase — protein: MFLNTKLTEMIHEILRPIIKPGDLVVDATLGNGFDTLFLAKAVGPQGKVIGFDIQECAIENVRRRLENEGLLERVSLIQDSHSNIDKYIFEPIGGAMFNLGYLPGGDKELITKPQSTVEALEKTSCLLSRGGFITILSYWGHAGGKDEKEAVEKFLSKLDNKIFLTAKFKFLNRSGNPPVIYLVQKL
- a CDS encoding OadG family protein, with translation MEEFIHGLMVTVIGMGVTFLALIALSFILDLFRVLAEGPSSKKVEAPKQEATVIEETAVKEEASEEIIEQDDLELIAVITAAIAASLETSTDQLRVRSFRRINSNGSAWNKAGRMNQVQNTF
- a CDS encoding biotin/lipoyl-containing protein produces the protein MRKFQVTVNGNIYEVEVEELQGGQAVTPAAAPATAAPAPAAPAAPKVAPQKASAPAAVPAGATKVTSPMPGTILDIKVSVGDSVKVGDTIAILEAMKMENEIVATADGKIASINTSKGASVNTGDLIATIG
- a CDS encoding sodium ion-translocating decarboxylase subunit beta, whose product is MNMIVDTLGDLYSTSGFAGLTISSVIMIGVSLVLIYLAIKKEYEPLLLLPISFGMLLTNLPLAGMMSGPSNGEVGGILYYLYQGVKLGIFPPLIFLGVGAMTDFGPLIANPRSILLGAAAQFGIFFAFIGALLLKHVIPAINFTGAEAASIGIIGGADGPTAIYLTSRLAPHLLGPIAVAAYSYMALVPIIQPPIMRALTTPEERKVKMEQLRPVSQNEKIIFPIIVTILVSLLLPSAAPLIGMLMFGNLMRESGVVGKLVETASNALMYIITIFLGTTVGATASAENFLNPKTLGIIALGLVAFSIGTAAGVLFGKIMYKVSGGKVNPLIGAAGVSAVPMAARVAQKVGKEENPTNFLLMHAMGPNVAGVIGSAVAAGVLLSIFG
- a CDS encoding oxaloacetate decarboxylase subunit alpha; translated protein: MSEQVQNRPVKITDTTFRDAHQSLIATRMKTEEMLPIAEKMDQVGFYSMEVWGGATFDACLRFLKEDPWERLRKLRAAIKNTKLQMLLRGQNILGYRHYADDVVEYFVQKSIANGIDIIRIFDALNDARNLETAIKATKKEKGHAQVAISYTLSEVHTLEYYVKLAKQFENMGADSICIKDMAGLLLPYDSYELVSALKQAVKIPIELHGHYTSGVVAMTYMKGVEAGADIIDTAMSPFSMGTSQPATEVMVETFRGTPYDSGLNQEILSEIAEYFRPLREKAMEEGLLDPKVLGVDIKTLMYQVPGGMLSNLVSQLKKQNAEDRFYEVLQEIPRVRADFGYPPLVTPSSQIVGTQAVLNVLMNQRYKMVTKESKALVRGEYGKTPVPISEEVRKMVIGDEEPITCRPADLLEPELEKIEAEMKQYKEQDEDVLSYALFPQVAEEFFKYRQAQKTKVDPALADTANKVYPV
- a CDS encoding MurR/RpiR family transcriptional regulator encodes the protein MHKKNDLIQRIQSSLPKLSKGQKLIANYILNHYDKAVFLTAAKLGSIVGVSESTVVRFANELGYDGYPKLQRALEELVKNRLTAVQRMEVASDRLEHQHVLRYVLQSDADKIKYTLEEIDEQVFDESVNAILNARKIYILGVRSSAALASFLGFYFNLLFDNVKLIHTNSVSEMFEQIHKLSSEDVVIGISFPRYSKRTLKAMEFAKSQNATVITITDSPLSPMTQYATYSLLARSDMASFVDSLVAPMSVLNALIVAISLKKKDEISETLSKLEKIWTEYQVYDNEDEDLNLTYSLNKK
- a CDS encoding histidine phosphatase family protein, with translation MTKFYLIRHGETEWNVQNRYQGITDIPLSSVGKLQAQAIATRMKDYEVDAIYASDLSRAFVTAKSIAKEKNLEVRTLPQLREINFGEWEGYTMTELEEIYGDDYKRFFMEPHKYPFPGEGSMEAVQMRVKKAVEIITSNHDHQKVVIVSHGGILKVLIMTLLELDLSFYKSFWLGNTSLSILDQKDTGKWVLSSLNDRCHLNTMK
- the aroH gene encoding chorismate mutase, which encodes MSVAVIRGAITIEKNTEEDILQNTTILLQEIMARNNLKIEDIISIIFTATDDIDAAYPAVAARKLNIIHAGLMCFQEMKVQNSLKMCIRVMVQIKTEKTQDQMKHVYLKKATVLRPDLLK
- the cmk gene encoding (d)CMP kinase, with product MKYFSIAIDGPAGAGKSTIAKMIAKKLNIIYVDTGAMYRTVALYCIKHGIQCTDKDNVEKILNQIEIKILYKDHTQRIFLNDEDVSDIIRTQEISQGASDVATIQAVRVKMVELQRNLAKSASVVMDGRDIGTYVLPNADLKIFLTASVEERASRRYKELTQKGIECSLSKIKEEIEARDKNDTCRECSPLRKAEDAVEVDTTGKTIQEVVDQIISLIPKQYDINNDDTI
- a CDS encoding bifunctional 4-hydroxy-3-methylbut-2-enyl diphosphate reductase/30S ribosomal protein S1 — encoded protein: MEIIVAHTAGFCFGVNRAVDSVYKNIGQQPLYTYGPIIHNPQVVGELREKNVIPVNSLDEVEEGTIIIRSHGVSKDVYDTINRKGLTYIDSTCPYVKRIHKIVDEYSKKGYQVMIVGDREHPEVQGISGWSNGETIIVEKTEDLEGLNLSKTKPICLVSQTTYREDRFESILKALKDHQYEVEGFNTICKATSDRQQEAVKIAKMVDKMIVIGGRDSSNTKKLYEICKKFCKETYHIETLEDLELNKFNSNDKIGITAGASTPARIIKEVITAMNDLENHGNESFEELLNQSFVTLRSGQIVKGTVIHVTDSEVSVNLGYKSDGIISKSEISNDSSLSPKDVVKLGDEIDVYVLRVNDSEGIVELSKKRVDAQKGWETVKKAYEEGTILTGKVVEVVNGGVIAISHEVRVFIPASLLGSKYSKDLNQLIGKDIEFKVSKIDAKRKRVVGDHKQIYMEEFKKKKEEIFNSLEVGQKVEGTVRNITNFGAFIDLGGIDGLIHISQMSWKKIQHPEEVLKVGQEVEATVLKIDKDKEKISLTLKDEKSNPWFKIEEKYPVGSIVKGKVVRMVPFGAFVELEPGVDGLVHISQIANKHVVKPEDELKLGEVIDVKVLEINKDEKKISLSKKQAEVQQAEVQPEETNVSEE